The Salegentibacter sp. Hel_I_6 region AAAAACAACAATGATGGAGCTTACTTTTAAAGCTTCGGGATCTGTAAACGTAAATTGTGATATTACCAATGAGCCCTACGACCAGCCTGTAGAAGCAAGTTTATTTTTGGTTGTAAAGTTTGGTGATGAATTTAATGATGAAAATGAAGATTTACTTATTCTGCCACACGGCGAGTTTGAAGTAAATGTTCAGCAATATATTTACGAACTTATTGTATTATCTATACCATTAAAGAGGGTGCATCCCGGGGTAGAAGATGGGACTTTAGATTCAGAATTACTTGATAAACTTGAAGAATTAAGTATTAACAACAACGAGAATAGAAATGATGAGGATGAAATAGATCCTCGTTGGGATAAATTAAAAAACTTATTAAACGATAAATAACAGCAAGCCATGGCACATCCAAAGAGAAAAATCTCTAAAACAAGAAGAGATAAAAGAAGGACACATTATAAAGCTTCGGTACCAAAAATAGCTACAGATCCTACTACAGGAGAGGCGCATTTGTACCACAGAGCACACTGGCACGAAGGTAAACTATACTACCGCGGCCAGGTATTAATTGACAATACCGAAGAAATAGAAGCTTAATTTAACATAGAGCTTCAACTTTTAATAAAAACTCTCACCCACGTGGGAGTTTTTTGTTTTAAGTTGATTAAGTGCTAAAAAGACCTTAATTTGCAGCCCCGTTCAAAGAATAATTATTACATTTCTTTAAATATTTTTACGTTTTTAAAGGCGTAAAGGGGTTTTAAAAGTCAAATCTATGAATAAAATCACAGCTGCTATTACCGCTGTGGGTGCATACGTACCCGAAGATGTGTTGACCAACAAGATGTTGGAAAAAATGGTGGAGACCAATGACGAGTGGATCTTCAGCAGAACCGGAATTAGAGAACGCCGCATACTTAAAGACCCAAATAAAGGAACTTCATATTTAGGAATA contains the following coding sequences:
- the rpmF gene encoding 50S ribosomal protein L32, with translation MAHPKRKISKTRRDKRRTHYKASVPKIATDPTTGEAHLYHRAHWHEGKLYYRGQVLIDNTEEIEA
- a CDS encoding DUF177 domain-containing protein, yielding MRKLAAYTIPFVGLKLGKHQFEYDIDNEFFEHFEYDDLNSADVKIDLLLEKKTTMMELTFKASGSVNVNCDITNEPYDQPVEASLFLVVKFGDEFNDENEDLLILPHGEFEVNVQQYIYELIVLSIPLKRVHPGVEDGTLDSELLDKLEELSINNNENRNDEDEIDPRWDKLKNLLNDK